In Humulus lupulus chromosome 6, drHumLupu1.1, whole genome shotgun sequence, a single genomic region encodes these proteins:
- the LOC133781537 gene encoding uncharacterized protein LOC133781537 — MENGKNCHCRPPRPVVERTAWTNKNPGRRFRTCNKYRIHGGCNFFEWIDPPMCHRAKVVILGLLRKIGDLETEITSLSTKTDIGSHRQCSGSSNGFETQSHNLQNVGRESCESCAESRGRVYDGGRMQCYYFLNTMYFAVILLIVVIWATKSK; from the exons ATGGAGAACGGAAAAAATTGTCATTGTCGACCACCAAGGCCAGTGGTAGAAAGAACGGCTTGGACAAACAAAAATCCTGGGCGAAGATTCAGAACATGCAACAAGTATCGG ATTCATGGTGGGTGTAATTTCTTTGAATGGATAGACCCTCCAATGTGCCATCGAGCAAAGGTGGTCATCCTTGGACTACTAAGAAAAATTGGTGACCTTGAAACTGAAATCACATCCCTAAGTACGAAAACTGACATTGGAAGTCATCGGCAATGCAGTGGTTCTTCAAATGGATTTGAGACACAATCTCACAACCTTCAAAATGTTGGAAGAGAAAGCTGTGAAAGTTGTGCTGAAAGCAGGGGTAGAGTATATGATGGAGGTCGAATGCAGTGTTACTACTTTTTGAATACTATGTATTTTGCTGTAATTCTATTGATTGTGGTTATTTGGGCTACAAAATCAAAGTAG
- the LOC133781538 gene encoding pentatricopeptide repeat-containing protein At2g03880, mitochondrial, with the protein MLKFNSRILNFCYGANRQLKHIEIKYYSSYIIDGSSSTHSGFDSNRLLNELSKSGRVDEARQLFDKMLIRDEFTWNTMVAAYSNSGRFSDARQLFKETPTKSPITWSSLLSGYCRNECEIEAFELFWHMQLEGQMPSQFTLGSVLRLCSTLGLLQRGEQIHGYTIKTRFDLNDFVLTGLVDMYAKCKCISEAEYLFGISPSSKNHVMWTAMVTGYSQNGESLKAIKCFRAMRVEGVESNQFTFPGILTACAAVCARSFGAQVHGCIVQIGYGANVFVQSALVDMYAKCGDLNSAKRALENMGTDDVVSWNSMIVGCVRQGYLEDALILFKKMHARDMKTDHFTFPSILNSFAVLKEIENAKSVHCLIIKTGFEAYVLVGNSLIDMYAKQGKLDSAYRIFNLIIDKDVISWTSLVSGYAHNGSYEKALELFREMRVAGVYPDQFVIASVLSACAELTVLEFGQQIHANCTKYGLQPSLSVDNSLVTMYAKCGCIEEANRVFDSMRVRNVISWTALIVGYAQNGRGRDSLKFYDQMIATGTNPDFITFIGLLFACSHAGLLENGRTYFESMNKVYGIKPGPEHYACMIDLLGRSGKLKEAEGLVNQMTVEPDATVWKALLAACRVHGNVELGEKAAENLLKLEPFNAVTYVLLSNMYSAAGRWDDAAKIRRLMKSLGISKEPGCSWIEMNSQVHRFMSEDRSHPRTAEIYLKLGEIMMLIKEAGYVPDMNFALHDMDEEGKELGLAYHSEKLAIAFGLLTVPPGAPIRIYKNLRVCGDCHTAMKYISSVVLRHIILRDPNCFHHFKDGKCSCGDYW; encoded by the coding sequence ATGCTTAAATTCAATTCAAGAATTTTGAATTTCTGTTATGGTGCCAATCGTCAACTCAAGCATATAGAAATCAAGTATTACAGTAGTTATATTATTGATGGTTCAAGTTCTACTCATTCTGGATTTGATTCGAATAGGCTTTTAAATGAGCTGTCCAAATCTGGTCGAGTTGATGAAGCTCGCCAACTGTTCGACAAAATGCTCATTCGAGATGAATTTACTTGGAATACAATGGTAGCTGCTTATTCCAATTCAGGAAGATTTTCTGATGCTAGACAACTTTTTAAGGAGACCCCAACAAAAAGTCCCATCACTTGGTCATCCTTGTTGTCTGGGTATTGTCGCAATGAATGTGAAATTGAAGCTTTTGAACTGTTTTGGCATATGCAGCTAGAGGGCCAAATGCCCAGCCAGTTCACGCTGGGCAGTGTCCTACGGTTGTGTTCAACATTGGGTTTGCTTCAAAGAGGTGAACAGATTCATGGCTATACAATTAAGACACGGTTTGACTTGAATGATTTTGTTCTCACTGGTCTTGTTGACATGTATGCAAAGTGCAAGTGCATATCAGAAGCTGAATATCTATTTGGGATATCCCCTAGTAGTAAAAATCATGTAATGTGGACTGCTATGGTTACTGGGTACTCTCAAAATGGTGAAAGTTTAAAGGCAATCAAGTGTTTTCGAGCAATGCGAGTTGAAGGGGTAGAGTCAAATCAGTTTACATTCCCTGGCATTTTGACAGCATGTGCTGCGGTTTGTGCACGTTCGTTTGGGGCTCAGGTGCATGGATGCATAGTCCAGATTGGATATGGGGCAAATGTGTTTGTTCAAAGTGCATTGGTTGATATGTATGCAAAATGTGGAGATTTAAATAGCGCAAAGAGGGCGTTGGAGAACATGGGGACTGATGATGTAGTTTCTTGGAACTCCATGATCGTTGGATGCGTGAGACAAGGATACTTAGAGGATGCTTTGATCTTGTTTAAAAAAATGCATGCAAGAGACATGAAGACTGATCATTTTACATTCCCATCCATTCTAAACTCCTTTGCTGTCTTGAAGGAAATTGAGAATGCAAAGTCTGTCCACTGTTTGATCATCAAGACTGGATTTGAGGCTTATGTACTTGTTGGTAATTCTCTTATTGACATGTATGCTAAACAAGGAAAATTGGATTCAGCTTATCGAATATTTAATCTTATTATAGACAAGGATGTGATATCATGGACGTCTCTAGTGTCGGGTTATGCACACAATGGCTCTTATGAAAAAGCACTTGAGTTGTTTCGTGAGATGAGAGTAGCAGGGGTTTATCCAGACCAATTTGTAATTGCCAGTGTTTTAAGTGCTTGTGCAGAACTAACAGTTTTAGAATTTGGGCAACAAATTCATGCTAACTGCACTAAATATGGTCTTCAGCCCTCATTATCAGTAGATAACTCCTTAGTAACGATGTATGCAAAGTGTGGGTGCATAGAAGAAGCTAATAGAGTTTTTGACTCTATGCGAGTAAGAAATGTGATCAGCTGGACAGCTCTTATAGTAGGTTATGCACAAAATGGTAGAGGAAGGGACTCTTTAAAGTTCTATGATCAGATGATTGCAACTGGTACAAATCCAGACTTCATTACTTTTATCGGTTTGTTGTTTGCTTGTAGCCACGCTGGTCTTCTGGAAAATGGCAGAACCTATTTCGAATCAATGAATAAGGTTTATGGAATCAAACCAGGTCCTGAGCATTATGCCTGTATGATTGACCTCTTGGGCCGATCCGGAAAACTTAAAGAGGCTGAGGGATTAGTAAATCAAATGACTGTGGAACCAGATGCAACTGTTTGGAAGGCACTTCTTGCTGCGTGTAGGGTACATGGAAATGTGGAACTTGGAGAGAAAGCAGCAGAAAACCTTCTTAAATTGGAACCATTTAATGCTGTGACTTATGTTCTCTTATCTAACATGTACTCTGCAGCTGGTAGATGGGATGATGCTGCAAAAATCCGGAGATTGATGAAATCATTGGGGATCAGTAAGGAACCTGGTTGTAGTTGGATTGAGATGAACAGCCAAGTGCATAGGTTTATGTCCGAAGATAGAAGCCATCCAAGAACAGCTGAGATATATTTAAAGCTTGGTGAGATAATGATGTTGATCAAAGAAGCTGGGTATGTGCCTGACATGAATTTTGCGCTTCATGACATGGATGAAGAGGGTAAGGAGCTTGGTCTAGCTTATCATAGTGAAAAGTTGGCAATTGCTTTTGGACTTCTTACAGTGCCACCAGGAGCACCAATTCGGATTTATAAGAACCTTCGGGTTTGTGGGGATTGCCATACTGCAATGAAATATATATCAAGCGTAGTTCTTCGACATATCATATTGAGAGATCCAAACTGTTTTCATCATTTTAAAGACGGGAAATGTTCTTGTGGAGACTACTGGTAG
- the LOC133781539 gene encoding protochlorophyllide-dependent translocon component 52, chloroplastic-like: protein MEALRVSPVHSLGFPSTLDKTQFGKLFCWSFNPIPSSSFSFDRRIAVSKSKFFTTTSCSVSTELGGPFQPELETQTPDGNFDWYSHWYPIMPVCDLDKRRPHAKKVMGLDVVVWWDRNESGWKVFDDSCPHRLAPLSEGRIDQWGRLQCVYHGWCFNGSGDCKFIPQAPLNGPPVHTSKKARVSVYPSIVQYGIVWFWPNTDSQYKDIIMKQKPPYIAEIDNPSFTKLMGNRDFPYGYEVLIENLMDPAHVPYAHYGLKRPPHYGLKWPPQQKKNKADREGGMPSEMVVENSHRNGFTGRWEPGTNEFFAPCVLYFSLPRGSANQDDGVASSTGTEKESTVQKRVVFVFICVPVNPGKSRLIWTFPRNFAIWMDKIVPRWMFHVSQNLILDSDLYLLHVEERKIMEVGPAQWLRACFVPSKSDALVIAFRKWLNKYAGGQVDWKGKFRGALPPTPPREQLMDRYWTHVVNCSSCNGAYKGLNILEVVLQVVSIALLGVIAATRQSITSMVAKTAMVLIALLCFAASKWLSHFIHKVFHYHDYDHAFR from the exons ATGGAAGCTCTAAGAGTTTCTCCTGTTCATTCTCTTGGCTTTCCATCCACACTTGACAAAACCCAATTCGGAAAACTCTTTTGCTGGAGCTTCAACCCAATACCCAGTTCGTCTTTTTCGTTTGATCGAAGGATAGCTGTGTCAAAGTCTAAGTTTTTTACTACCACTTCATGTTCTGTTTCGACAGAACTCGGTGGCCCTTTTCAGCCTGAGCTTGAAACTCAAACCCCAGATGGAAACTTTGATTGGTATAGCCACTGGTATCCGATTATGCCGGTTTGTGACCTGGACAAGAGGAGGCCACATGCGAAGAAAGTAATGGGTCTTGATGTGGTGGTGTGGTGGGACAGGAATGAGAGTGGTTGGAAGGTGTTTGATGATAGTTGTCCTCATAGGTTGGCTCCATTATCAGAAGGGAGGATCGATCAGTGGGGGAGATTGCAGTGTGTGTACCATggttggtgcttcaatggctctggTGACTGCAAGTTCATCCCTCAAGCACCCCTAAATGGCCCTCCG GTTCACACTTCCAAGAAAGCACGTGTTTCTGTTTATCCAAGCATTGTGCAGTACGGCATTGTGTGGTTTTGGCCTAACACTGACTCTCAATACAAAGATATTATTATGAAGCAAAAACCACCCTACATTGCAGAAATAGACAACCCATCATTTACTAAATTGATGGGGAACAGAGATTTTCCATACGG ATATGAGGTCTTGATCGAAAATCTTATGGACCCTGCACATGTTCCTTACGCGCATTATGGACTAAAGCGACCTCCACATTATGGTCTAAAGTGGCCTCCACAACAGAAGAAAA ATAAGGCTGATAGAGAAGGTGGAATGCCCTCGGAAATGGTTGTGGAGAATTCTCATCGTAATGGTTTTACTGGAAGGTGGGAGCCTGGAACTAACGAATTTTTTGCACCATgtgttttgtatttttctttgccTCGTGGATCAGCAAATCAAGATGATGGAGTTGCTTCCTCAACTGGAACCGAAAAG GAATCAACAGTACAAAAGAGAGTGGTGTTTGTTTTTATTTGTGTTCCGGTCAATCCAGGGAAGAGCAGattgatatggaccttcccaagAAACTTTGCGATTTGGATGGACAAAATTGTTCCAAGATGGATGTTTCATGTTAGCCAAAACTTAATTCTGGATTCAGATTTATATCTGCTACATGTTGAG GAGCGTAAGATAATGGAAGTTGGCCCTGCCCAGTGGCTGAGAGCATGTTTTGTGCCATCAAAGTCAGATGCTCTTGTGATAGCTTTCAGAAAGTGGCTAAACAAGTATGCTGGTGGCCAAGTTGATTGGAAAGGCAAATTCCGTGGAGCTCTTCCACCAACTCCTCCAAGAGAACAGCTTATGGACAG GTATTGGACCCATGTGGTGAACTGCAGCAGCTGCAATGGAGCATACAAGGGTCTCAACATCTTAGAAGTTGTGCTACAAGTGGTCTCCATCGCTCTACTTGGAGTGATTGCAGCAACCAGACAAAGCATAACATCCATGGTTGCAAAGACTGCTATGGTTTTAATAGCACTTCTTTGCTTTGCAGCTTCAAAATGGTTATCTCACTTTATTCACAAAGTCTTTCACTATCATGACTACGACCATGCTTTTCGTTAG